From Selenomonas sp. AB3002, one genomic window encodes:
- the dxs gene encoding 1-deoxy-D-xylulose-5-phosphate synthase, protein MYPLLDKLGQPEDLKKYSLFELENLAQEIRQLITETVAKNGGHLAPSLGTVELTLALYSVFKFPQDKLIWDVGHQAYTHKILTGRKDRFSTLRQKGGITGFPNRFESPYDAFGVGHASTSISAALGMAISRDLSGRRNKVIAVIGDGALTGGEAFEALNHAGQLGRDLIVILNDNEMSIDKNVGAMSEYLSRIRLAPQYKQAKHDVEELLSSIPRIGSKVLKTANQIKDGIRSVLVPGALFEEMGFSYLGPLDGHNISLLQDVFNKVREMNGLLLIHVHTMKGKGYAPAEDNPGKFHGVGKFDLATGETAKKSGGAPSYTSVFSKALLELAEKRPELVAITAAMPSGTGLSAFKDEYPRRFLDVGIAEEHAVTMAAGLAADGKHPVVALYSTFAQRAYDQLLHDVCLQNLPVTLCLDRAGLVGEDGPTHHGVFDLAYLRQMPNMTVFVPKDENELRQMLGKAVAMDTPTAVRYPRGAGLGVEIQQEFSDVPLGRAEVISEEGEIAFLAVGTMNEVAAKAADLLSKQGVKAALVNMRFVKPLDEELLLQLGQSKQLLVTLEENVLAGGFGSAVAEFLLDKDLAAGLMRFGLPDAFVEQGSRKELLELVGLTPEAVAEKVLARIQTISK, encoded by the coding sequence ATGTATCCACTGCTTGATAAGCTAGGTCAGCCGGAGGATTTAAAGAAATACTCTCTCTTTGAGCTGGAAAATCTGGCTCAGGAAATCCGCCAGCTCATTACGGAAACCGTAGCTAAAAATGGCGGGCACCTGGCCCCCAGCCTGGGAACGGTGGAACTGACCCTGGCTCTTTACAGCGTCTTCAAATTCCCTCAGGACAAGCTCATTTGGGATGTGGGACACCAGGCCTATACACATAAGATCCTCACTGGCAGGAAGGACAGATTTTCCACCCTGCGGCAAAAGGGGGGCATTACAGGCTTTCCCAACAGGTTTGAATCTCCTTATGATGCCTTTGGCGTGGGTCACGCCAGCACTTCGATTTCCGCTGCCCTGGGCATGGCCATCTCACGTGATTTGAGCGGCCGCCGCAATAAGGTGATTGCGGTGATCGGGGATGGCGCCCTCACGGGGGGGGAGGCCTTCGAGGCCCTGAATCACGCAGGACAGTTGGGGCGGGACCTTATCGTCATCTTGAATGACAATGAAATGTCCATTGACAAGAACGTGGGGGCCATGAGCGAGTACCTTTCCCGCATACGTCTGGCCCCCCAGTACAAGCAGGCCAAGCACGATGTGGAGGAGCTTTTGTCAAGCATTCCCCGCATTGGCAGCAAAGTGCTGAAAACTGCCAACCAGATCAAGGATGGCATACGCTCCGTGCTGGTGCCAGGAGCCCTCTTTGAGGAAATGGGCTTCAGTTATCTGGGGCCTCTGGATGGACATAACATCAGCCTGCTTCAGGATGTGTTCAACAAGGTGCGGGAGATGAATGGTCTCCTGCTGATTCATGTGCATACCATGAAGGGAAAGGGGTACGCTCCTGCTGAAGACAATCCCGGCAAGTTCCACGGGGTGGGAAAATTTGACCTGGCCACGGGAGAAACGGCGAAAAAATCCGGGGGAGCACCTTCTTATACATCGGTATTCAGCAAAGCTCTGCTGGAACTGGCAGAGAAAAGGCCGGAACTGGTAGCCATCACAGCAGCTATGCCTTCCGGCACAGGTCTCAGCGCCTTCAAGGATGAATATCCCCGCAGGTTCCTGGATGTGGGCATAGCCGAGGAACATGCTGTGACTATGGCGGCAGGATTGGCAGCTGATGGCAAGCATCCAGTGGTGGCTCTCTATTCCACCTTTGCCCAGCGTGCCTATGACCAGCTGCTGCATGATGTGTGCCTGCAAAATCTGCCTGTGACCCTCTGCCTGGACAGGGCTGGGCTGGTAGGGGAGGATGGTCCTACTCATCACGGAGTCTTTGACCTTGCCTATCTGCGGCAGATGCCCAATATGACTGTCTTTGTTCCCAAGGATGAAAACGAGCTCAGGCAGATGCTGGGCAAGGCCGTTGCCATGGATACGCCCACGGCAGTACGTTACCCTCGCGGGGCAGGTCTGGGCGTGGAAATCCAGCAGGAATTTTCAGATGTGCCCCTGGGCAGGGCTGAGGTTATCTCTGAGGAGGGTGAGATTGCCTTCCTGGCGGTGGGAACCATGAACGAGGTGGCGGCTAAGGCTGCAGACCTGCTGTCAAAACAGGGGGTAAAGGCCGCACTGGTGAATATGCGGTTCGTCAAGCCTCTTGATGAGGAGCTCTTGTTGCAGCTGGGGCAAAGCAAGCAGCTGCTGGTAACTCTGGAAGAAAATGTGCTGGCCGGGGGCTTTGGCTCTGCTGTGGCCGAATTCCTGCTGGACAAGGATCTTGCCGCAGGTCTTATGCGTTTCGGCCTGCCTGACGCTTTTGTGGAGCAGGGCAGCCGCAAGGAACTCCTGGAGCTGGTGGGATTGACGCCAGAAGCTGTGGCTGAAAAGGTTCTGGCAAGAATACAGACTATTTCAAAGTGA
- a CDS encoding TlyA family RNA methyltransferase gives MPKERLDILLVEKGLAGSRERAKRMIMAGEVLVDGQKVDKAGTTVKREAEIRLLGNDIPYVSRGGLKLAKAMETFGLSLTGKVAADIGASTGGFTDCMLQNGAVKVYAIDVGYGQLAWKLRTDERVVNMERTNIRNVTLEMLEGPLDFASIDVAFISLTKVLPVAYELLKDGGEIAALIKPQFEAGKDKVGKKGVVRDPAIHLEVVERIVTFSKELGFAVRGLTFSPVKGPEGNIEYLVWLFKGAAGGQEIEENLAEEVVREAHAALDK, from the coding sequence ATGCCAAAGGAAAGATTAGATATACTGCTGGTGGAAAAAGGCCTGGCGGGCAGCCGGGAACGAGCCAAGCGCATGATCATGGCGGGAGAAGTGCTGGTGGATGGCCAGAAGGTGGACAAAGCCGGTACTACCGTGAAGCGCGAAGCTGAAATAAGGCTTTTGGGAAATGACATTCCTTACGTAAGCCGCGGAGGACTCAAGCTGGCCAAGGCCATGGAGACTTTCGGCCTTTCCCTGACGGGAAAGGTGGCTGCTGATATCGGCGCTTCTACCGGAGGTTTCACGGACTGCATGCTGCAGAACGGCGCTGTGAAGGTCTACGCCATTGACGTGGGCTACGGACAGCTGGCCTGGAAGCTCAGGACGGATGAGCGGGTGGTGAACATGGAGCGCACCAACATCCGCAATGTGACCCTGGAAATGCTGGAAGGTCCTCTGGACTTTGCCTCCATCGATGTGGCCTTCATCTCCCTGACCAAGGTGTTGCCCGTGGCCTATGAGCTGCTTAAAGACGGTGGGGAGATAGCCGCCCTTATCAAGCCGCAGTTTGAAGCTGGCAAGGATAAGGTGGGCAAGAAAGGCGTGGTACGCGATCCTGCCATACATCTTGAAGTCGTGGAAAGGATTGTGACCTTCAGCAAGGAACTGGGTTTTGCCGTCCGGGGGCTTACTTTCTCCCCCGTCAAGGGGCCCGAGGGAAATATCGAGTATCTGGTCTGGCTGTTCAAGGGAGCAGCTGGGGGCCAGGAGATAGAAGAAAACCTGGCAGAGGAAGTCGTAAGGGAGGCTCACGCTGCCCTGGACAAGTAA